A stretch of the Vitis riparia cultivar Riparia Gloire de Montpellier isolate 1030 chromosome 13, EGFV_Vit.rip_1.0, whole genome shotgun sequence genome encodes the following:
- the LOC117928375 gene encoding secreted RxLR effector protein 161-like, producing MQKIPYASVVGSLMYAQVCTRPDIAYIVGMLGRYLSNPGMDHWRAAKRVMRYLQRTKEYMLTYRRLDQLEFIGYSDSDFAGCQDSRRSTSGYIYLLAGGAISWRSAKQTLITSSTMEAEFVACYEASNQGIWL from the coding sequence ATGCAAAAGATTCCTTACGCTTCAGTTGTGGGGAGTCTAATGTATGCTCAGGTATGTACAcgtccggatattgcgtacattgttggcaTGTTAGGCAGATATCTAAGTAACCCTGGAATGGATCATTGGAGAGCAGCCAAGAGGGTTATGAGATATTTACAGAGAACAAAAGAGTACATGCTTACATATAGGAGATTGGATCAGTTAGAGTTCATTGGGTATTCCGACTCCGACTTTGCTGGATGCCAAGACAGCAGAAGATCCACATCAGGCTATATTTATCTGTTGGCTGGTGGAGCAATTTCATGGAGGTCTGCCAAACAGACACTCATAACTTCATCCACCATGGAAGCAGAGTTTGTAGCATGTTATGAGGCATCCAATCAAGGAATATGGCTATGA
- the LOC117928374 gene encoding uncharacterized protein LOC117928374: protein MDIDLALRMPKSDELNEQSTQEDEVYWGKWERSNRLSLMIMKRGIPEAFRGAVTDEVTNASDFLAEIQKRFAKNDKAETSTLLASLISMKYKGKGNVREYIMEMSHLASKLKALKLELSDDLLVHLVLISLPAQFNQFKRKRD from the exons ATGGATATAGACTTAGCCTTGAGAATGCCCAAATCCGATGAACTCAATGAGCAAAGTACTCAAGAGGATGAGGTTTATTGGGGTAAGTGGGAACGTTCAAATAGGCTAagtcttatgatcatgaagCGCGGAATTCCAGAAGCTTTTAGGGGTGCGGTAACCGATGAGGTTACTAATGCCAGTGACTTCCTTGCGGAAATTCAGAAACGTTTTGCCAAAAACGATAAGGCTGAAACGAGCACGCTTTTAGCAAGCTTGATTTCAATGAAGTATAAAGGCAAGGGTAATGTTCGGGAGTACATCATGGAGATGTCTCATCTTGCTTCAAAACTTAAGGCTTTGAAACTTGAGTTATCTGATGATTTACTCGTGCATTTGGTTCTCATCTCTCTTCCTgcacaatttaatcaattcaag AGGAAAAGAGATTGA